The Candidatus Atribacteria bacterium genome window below encodes:
- a CDS encoding MurR/RpiR family transcriptional regulator, whose amino-acid sequence MNPEKKKNYIDLTSRIKNNFKDFSEGQKLIASYLLKYSDKAAFFTAANLGKVVGVSESTVVRFADFLGYEGYPALQKDLQNRIKNKLNTVSRLKKTIKTVNSGESILYEVFHNDMDNIQKTMDNISPESFNKLVEEMLNANSIYIIGLRTATSLAYFMGYTLHLILKNVTTITFGVSDLFERLININEKDLIIGITFPRYTLQTVEIMEYAKKKGARVAAITDNIMSPLAQLADVSVFAESNLNSFIDSFTAPISLINALVTAVGVRRRKENLESLSELEEIWEKYKIFY is encoded by the coding sequence TTGAATCCTGAAAAAAAGAAAAATTACATTGATTTAACCTCACGCATAAAAAATAATTTTAAAGACTTTAGTGAAGGTCAAAAATTGATTGCTTCTTATTTATTGAAATATTCTGATAAAGCTGCTTTTTTTACAGCTGCTAATTTAGGAAAAGTAGTTGGGGTTAGCGAGTCTACCGTGGTAAGATTTGCTGATTTTTTAGGCTACGAAGGTTATCCTGCTTTACAAAAAGACTTGCAAAATAGAATCAAAAATAAATTAAACACCGTTAGTAGACTAAAAAAAACTATAAAAACAGTTAATAGTGGAGAAAGTATTTTATACGAAGTTTTTCATAATGATATGGATAATATCCAAAAAACTATGGATAATATCTCACCGGAATCTTTTAATAAATTAGTAGAAGAAATGTTGAATGCAAATTCGATATATATTATAGGTCTAAGGACTGCTACCTCCTTAGCTTACTTTATGGGTTACACCCTTCATTTGATTTTAAAAAATGTAACCACTATAACTTTTGGAGTTAGTGATCTTTTTGAAAGGTTAATTAATATCAATGAAAAGGATTTGATAATAGGTATTACCTTTCCTCGGTATACTCTACAGACTGTGGAAATTATGGAATATGCTAAAAAAAAGGGAGCAAGAGTCGCAGCCATTACTGATAACATAATGTCTCCTTTAGCTCAATTAGCGGATGTCAGTGTATTTGCAGAAAGCAATCTTAATTCTTTTATCGATTCTTTTACTGCTCCTATCAGTTTAATTAATGCTTTGGTAACTGCAGTGGGAGTTAGAAGAAGAAAGGAGAACTTAGAATCTTTATCTGAATTAGAAGAAATTTGGGAAAAGTATAAGATATTTTATTAA